The genomic interval TTGACCCTCAGTatagggcacatgagagtaattcaaccgcgcgcaaagcatgtcggacaggcgtaagtaaagatcacatgacttttttgattaaaataattcagtaaaaatagatcaaatgtttgtatatcaaaagaaaaacgatagagataatgctatgttcatactctttcataattaaggcgtttggggaggctagactgcatttttgtatttcatttgaattattattacccacaatgcagttcgggGTTTTCTGGcgatgaactggccgaaattatggttagtcttatttcaggccacttaacttttgattgagctgggcaagtaccCGATTAACATATCAGGTCTTAATGTACcgttaattgtgactaatgtcagagaattaaagcaaaatctatcgtgggattgatttttgatgattttttgatgagctatgatttaacacgtgagtcaatgggggtctgtaatactcatgtgtgcccAAAAAGTCCCTGgaattttacatctgatttgcCCCGGAAGAGCTTGGAATCTGACTGAGTGTGATGGTCGACCTGTCACCAATGATCAGTTCTTGTGTGAAGACAACAGGGTTGCCATGGTTACATGTGAGCGAGAGCATGACCATGATGACGAAGGTAACGTACCTCGACGATTAACAATttacatgtgttttttttaggTTCAAACTGGGAATATTTACGTCAGATTTCTTTGAAAGAATAATGTTTACAACCCTTTTCAACATACTTTGTCGTAGTTCGAACATCGAATAGCTTTTTTATTGTAGGCTCCAGGTTCTTACCAAAAGGGAATTTCATTTCACAATGCTTTAtaatcacataaaaaaatagTGCAATACGTAAATGATATTAGGTTTGGGTTATTCGTTTAATCTGCATATAGATAAATGTTTAAAATAGACGGGGCcgacatgccccccccccctccaaattGTCAGTAGTCATCATTGTGGGCAAATGAAATTCTAAGGAATATAGTCATTCAGCCTAAACTTGGAAAATGTATCAATTCCGATCTACGTCGGAAATGCATTCCATTGTAATAcatttcagtgtttttagaTATACTCTGATGTGTTTCCTCTTTTCACAATGGGATCTCCAATCTGGTAGACTAATAATGCATGGCTGGATATCTCCTAGAAAAGTGACACATTTAATTATTCTGCACCTCTACTCACACAACAGCTCATCCAGACAGGAGATACACCTAATGCTGTGAATCTAATTGTCTACAATTGTCTTTCCATCACATTAGATGATATATCAGACGACAATGGTTGCCTATGTAACCCATGTTCGAATGACAGTCTTTGCATCCTAATCGACGTTCAACCTGGATACTTCTGCACATGCTCTGATGGATCTGAAGGAGAACAATGTGAGACGAGTACCGCAGGACTTGAGCCAGGAGTTGGTCTAAACGATTCAGACTGGGAATCTTTCTCTTCTCCCTCGTTATTGGGACTTGATGAAGAAGATGGAGCACAAGAAAATGGAACGCATCTTTCACCATTTACCGGGAGTCGACACCGACCGCGGGGTCGGCTGCATGCTAGATTTCGACGCCCACATCGACCCCGAAGGCATCGAACCCAACCCTGGAGATTTGGACGTTGATTATCGAGTCCCGAATCTCGGGAACAATCTCGGAAAAATTGTACTCGGTCCGGGCAAAGGCTGTCGACGGGATCATTAGTgtcaattttcttctttatctttacTTTGCTACAAAAAATTATAGTCCTATCTGTAAAGATCTACCCCTTTTCAATTCTGCTCGCCTAATTCAAAGTTTTGCACATGAACTTTAAGGTCAAACACTTTAATAGCATGGCAATGaatcaaaatgttattttcagtAGGTATTCATGGTATTCGTCGGAACGATGAATCAATCATTGGAACACTTTTACATAAGTCCTCCTTCGTAGTAAGAAACTGAGTATGCCATTCTGAATCTAATTTATGATAACGCTGTATATAGACTAAAACACTTGTATAAAATGTTGTGGTTGCTATAATTGGCCACTATACAAACTGTGTATTGTAACTGTCAGCATGtctatttaaaatatatttagcGATTTTGGCGATTGATGGTTAATGTTACTTCATTTCTTTACATAATGATTGGAATATCATTTTAGAATGATCctatcatattttaaaaaatctagcAAATAGTATGTTGTAtccatttaaataaatttttaacTCCCGACTTCGTGGACTAAGttattttggaatgaaatattttacatttctgCGTATTAACAAGGGAAATACATTTGTCAATGGAAACTCATATTAAATTAAATTGCTATTAGAGTACATTTTCTGAAGTCTTTTTCTTCATGAAAATTTAAGGAAAATTCTCATCTTTTGTATAGACATGgattatcaatatttcattcccaaaggagctaaatccagaCAGATGATAGTATAGTCTCAATATCATTTACACTCACAACTATGTAATTTGATCTGTTATATTGCATACATTCGTAATGCGTAATTTATGTGAAATTCAGCCACTGGCTCCCAATCATTATCAACAAAACATTTGTATCCTATACAATGCTCTGAgtttaaaatatatgaatgcATAATGGATTTATCTCCGtttgaaataaattgtttaaaataagtttttaatgCGACTTAAATTTTTAACCATTTTGTTTTCCCAGACTCCATTTGCGATAAATTTCATTTGACGTGCTTTGTTTACATGTCGAGGATGCTCAGACTTGGTCAAAGTAGAAACATTACTCCTTTTGAAATTAAACTCTTAAAAGTAACggccaccccagaaaaaatgttgaaatgaatCAATGTAAAGCATaacgctgacaatttcatcaaaatcggatgtaaaagaaGAAGGCTTTGACATCTTTAacgtttcgcttatttttcacaaaaccgATGATGCACAATCCAATAATGCGATGAGAGAGACGaagatgtccctcactcaccgTCCGACTGGGGGGCTTTTTGTTGTTtcaatattatacaatatttcgatTTTTACAGATTCGACAATGACCAGCTTAGCTCAACCACAAAATATCAAAACGATGGTAACACCATATCTTTAGAGAGGAATGAATCTATGTGTCACATAAGAATGAGATTATTCGAATTcgaatttcatatttcatacaatgaaatacaaaggaaatagcgaatggatgacgtcattactCCCCTCATCGgcataccgaccaagatgtAGATAGAACTGTGGTTTATTTTAATCAAGCGAAATTTTAAAtgacataaatttcttattttacatccgattttgatgaaattttcagtgttatgcttgttggatgtTTTTCCTTTTACAAACTTCATTTTTGTTGAGGTAGACTTTTACTGGGCATGGTGGCTCAATGGAAGAGCGCCCGCCGCATGAACGGGaagtcgtgggttcgatcccaggccgagtcataccaaagacctTCTGCCTTACTGCTAGGCGCTCAGATTGgggaagggtaataataacatactatgttatgcagggcccgctggtagagcagtttcctaacttAATGGCTACCCAAAACggtattattgttaaatattctTTCTAATTTCATGTGTATCGTGTAGTCAACTATTTAGTTATGATTTATTTAATCAACTTGTTTTACATTGtttcatcatcttttgttgTTTGCGTGAAAGTTTGATGTCTAACTTATTCGTACTTTTTCATATCTTAGATTTTACGATTCCTGAATCTTGTATTAGTTACGATGCATTTAGCGCTACTTAAAAACTGATTATTAGTATAATTCTCATATGTAACTTAGAAGTAATGATCGTTTACTCAACctgttttacaattattttaatcatattttgttgactgcgtaaatgtttttcatgacaaacttatttgtttttgtctttttatatattaagttttaCAATTCATCATGTTAATTTAGTGGTCTAGACTTAATTGATGTAGTTTGTATATTTCTATAGGTGTTTTTTTCATAGATGTATACATTGTCTTCAATTACTGATGTAAGGACCCCATTGGTAATAAGCcatctcggctttcatgggcaaTCCTGTCAAGATATATacacttctgttcatattttcttgtacttgttcatagttatacctgacaaataaaatcaatcaatcaaagcATTTTATCACGAATTCTTAACGTGTAACCTAACACATTCTATGTTTGTCTTGTctccattttcatttcattttatctccCTCTTGCACCacaagcaggggcggatccaaggggggggggggtgagccgGCCCTATAATCCCTCTTAATTGTGGGCAACCTGCAGAAAAGGGGTGTATTTTTTTACTTGAGAGAAACgcttaaaaagagaaagaaaagtaagGAGTATTAGACCAATGTTTAATTTACGGCCTCGGCGGCCGGCCCGAcgacatataggcctactcgcAGCGGCATCGCATTCTGTTAGTTCACATATATCGAGGCCACGCTATATACCGCACATGCGCGCCTATCAAACACATTCTCCTGCACGCAAAACTATTTTGAGATAAAGTCAATGGCCTAGGCCCATCTAAGCTAGCCATAGCCTACCCTAGCCTAGCATTTGTTGTCTTGTCATTTATGGCAATTTGATACGTGTTTAAGAATTTGATctcgatatacatgtagatctaagcCTAAGGCCTATAAGGGTACCGGGTTTTGTAAAGGTAAGTCCAcacgcatgcgtactcttattccgaagacgcaatcatgaatattaatattgGGGTCCTAATTTCGACCTACACATggggttccacgagcctaattacatcaggagggctaaagatattcgttcgacccaacccattcgaatttttgtcaatttgatattgctgattgacaaaaatgtatgaatgtgattcaaaatctaacactgattctagaaatggtaactactgaacttacttcgcccaaattgggaagataaataagtaatttggaactattttttgactggcggaataattagggctattttactgtttcagttgatgaattcgatcgattcatagttatcttcataaatggcgatttatttttaaaatgagctggctacggtaccctttcctggtcagatttggaatgtcagatatatatcctatccattggtagtaaacattccaccctctaatttcacatttattttttatgaatttttcaaaagtgccattttaacacacaagtctatggggaatgttttacgcgcgtgacacctgtaagtaatatgggaaatccctagtagtggatggaatacctggccaaactcttcagtagcaaacaatttctcactgatatcaatatgtttagtcatcaagtggtgcaaaaaaatggatttaatggctagcagggctacatcaggtaaagttagtaggtctgtgtagcctaggaatgtatgtatattggtcaatgtatagagtcaaggcctctttatgttctgatttatcattgttttgtgttagtgtacatcacctacttagcattagaaagacctttagaaattcctcatgttaaaattgttcttaggaagggggtaggtagagaggagatagaactttgagaactttactaaagagaactagagtggtgccttcaagaaggtatttagaaaggggcacagagtaaggtaaggtatctaatagtgctcaactagggagggaggggggtggctgtgtgctgcaatcttagtatagcccccccccccctttattaagccatgccatctataaaattatttttctttctctctctctctctctctctctctctctctctctctatgtatctcttccttcttacatctgagaggcaacagccctaggaagattttgaataggtcaaatgcaaatatactaaattagtattcttttattgtttcctcatccaatctcatgtatatttggtaattatgtttgggacagttctggtatcctgatatctacacagaatttacatacacttttatattacaattgatagggacctatattgtcattgcattcactgttgggctatatgcaggtaggatttgtatacatccataaatagtgaaaataacatgtatgggtaacacattaaaatgggtcattgcatagaaaataggcattttcaatgtatttctttgtgctagtgtgagtgtacagatataaaagaatagaaaagtagctattcaaaaaaataaaatacataagtcacataatataggttccacgagcctaattacaccaggagggctaaagatattcgttcgacccaacccattcgaatttttgtcaatttgatattgctgattgacaaaaatgtatgaatgtacttgattcaaaatctaacactgattctagaaatggtaactactgaacttacttcgcccaaattgggaagataaataagtaatttggaactattttttgactggcggaataattagggctattttactgtttcagttgatgaattcgatcgattcatagttatcttcataaatggcgatttatttttaaaatgagctggctacggtaccctttcctggtcagatttggaatgtcagatatatatcctatccattggtagtaaacattccaccctctaatttcacatttattttttatgaatttttcaaaagtgccattttaacacacaagtctatggggaatgttttacgcgcgtgacaccatGGGGTTTCCTGCACGCCATCAACGGCCGCCTAGCTCTGCATAGGAGGATTACCATATGCGCTCAAGTAGGCCGTAAGACAAAGACATACTACTATCCCGATTTTGCTTGGCGGAAAAAAGGAAGCAACAGCTCACATTTTTCGACAGtttttcacacacaaaaaaaggaaaaacttgCGGCTGCCGACTATGCATAGCTTTGTAGATATCCCACGACATAATCATATCCTCTCCtgtatcataattttcatatcatAGGACAAATCACACGTTTTATATACAAACACAATTTACTCATTACTAAAAGTGTATATTTTTAGAATTAGTGATATTATATATGACATGACTATATTACATTTATTGCATTAGAATATGTCACTGGTTGATAGCATGCATGGATGTAAAGAAAAAGACTTGATGAGTTACGCCTACTCTACCATTATGCGTGCCGTGCCACAGTATCACTTTTATATTTCAGTCAAGCCCCTAGCGTCAACTTCAGGTCATCAAAACGCACGTTTTACTTATGAAATCGATAATTTTGACATAGAGCGATTGACCTCAGAAACGCTGAAATCGCATTTAAGGGGTttaatttttccatttttttctgggggagGGCCCCCACACCCCCGTCAGGACACACCTTCTGTGCGTGTTACAGGGCCTTCGCTCCCCTTCCAAACATTCCTGTATCTGCCCCTGACTAGTGtcgatgattttctttttcattgtttgattaGATACATgtgttacattttattttcagaacGAAAACGTATTATGCCACTAATCTCAAAATGCAGAGATGAGGTGTTTTTTTGACCAgttatattaaaaaagaaatcggTTTGATAATTCTGCAGGTACATTCTACCAATTGTATTTAGCAACGAGAGCTCTTTAATTCATATTGTTCTCCCACTGAATAACGGCATACTGTGCATTAGTTGTAAATTCTTACATGCATGCCCgcaaatattattatatatttctcTGTCGCTCAATAATTCAACCGTGATTATTGATCCCTTCATCCCTCCATGCCATTCATCACTGTTtctaatgtaaaaataaaaaaagaacatggaaatatattacaactattatttcattaaagcATCTCAGTACACGATCTTTATTGTTTCTTGTGTCATTTTCTTTAGAGTCTACTATGTGTATGAGTCGTATATTTTTGCAGATTAATTACGCcagattatcatgattacttTACATTTAATCTAGGAGAGGACTGTCGAATTATACATGTTATTATATTGTTGTTTAATATTCTACCTTTTGTTTCATTCATTCGTATAAAGATATGGatgtttcgggggggggggtcctaaTGGATGAGACAATCCCATTTGAATTATGTAGCCACGAGTGATTTGAAAcgaaaatatcattgttgatgaGGGGGTTaggtttttttaaatcaagtcgTGTAGTGTGATATCATTAATGGAATagacatatataaaaaaatgtatgatctGATGATTAAAGCGTTCAACGTTGCctattgttcagaattatatacaTTGCAAACGTCATGTATGCATCATCATAATTCATTACATAATTACATAATTCAAATTTATGTAATGTTTGATATTACTTTGTAAATTATCTTAAATATGTTTGaagtgccgaataaataataaataaaaaataaataaataaaaatcattacacATTCGTATTATTTGTATGTTGACATCCAGAGGGATGGGGATCTTATATAGatcaaaatattatatctcaaaaAAGTCATTGTTTATGCTTTATAATTCGTTCATCTTATCTTACTGCAACATTGTTTGGGGGTATAGTAGTAGGTCGAGAATAGAAACAATACTccgtcttaaaaaaaaacacttcgcATCTGTTATGCATTCCCATTTCATTGCACACATTAATCCAATATTTCACAACTTAAAGACATTGAATATTGAGGATATTAACACATACGAAATagccatatttattttttaattttctacaAATACTATTCCAATTCCAGTTCGCAatgttttgaattaaaataaaagacaTACATACGTATCCAACTCGTCATACAACAGAAATCCACTTAACCAACCCCAGAATATTGCTCACTCATAAGACAATACGCCACCATGGTCCAGATATTTGGAATACCTTGCCACATAACATTAAACAGTCCGCgtctctaattttttttaaggctTCATTAAAAAAGTTTCTTATTTCTAAGTATACCAAAATGTGTCACCTGCACTCACCCACTTGCACTCACTcgcgcgttttttttttttacactttatcTTATCTCTCCCCACTAAATCTCTAAACCTACTTTCTATTTCGTAAcctcattttatcaaaatatatttatatcctATTACGGTTCCCATGTAGCCCTCCCTCTTGGTTGCTTTTGTTTCATTTACCTGCTTGTTATAACTGGCCCCTGCATTTTTACTCAACTTACTATTTTACATGCTTTATGCAGTTTTCAGTCTTATGCATTATCTTTTCGATTGTCACGCACAAATGTACTCATGTATGTCATTGATATTGTATAaagtttttcttcatttgtttatagatttattaataaaatgcagaaactcctgcaaaaaaaatgtatatggcGAAGTTATAATTCAATCCTAGATGAGTATAGAATATTGACATTACTTTTCCCATTCCGCCCTCTGTAGTCGAATCCCTATAAAGGCCGAGATCTATGAGCTTGCGATCTAAGATAAGCACACACTCACAATGTGGTCGTATATAATAAACTGAACGCATCTATACTGACCATGTCTATACCTCCATATCGCTGATTATAGGATCAATTCGATTGTGTCGATAATTACTATACATAAGGCAAATAAAGGTTCAACCACCAACATATTAGTTTGATATCTAGTTGATATCTCGTAATCGGAAATTCTCAATTTGTGGAATAACTATGTGGAATTTTACAAAGGAATACCATCTCTTTATCGTGATATTAGTCATTGTATTAACAGGAGTCATTCACGGTATGTATTTGTAATCGTATAATTATATAACATTGGAAGTAAAATTTCTTTGTTGTTAAATTAGAATTGTATTTTGTTGCCTAAACATTGATCATTTTTATTCGATTTGTCCCCAATGGCGTATGGTGATGCCCTAGTAAATGATTAAAGGGCACATTCAAAATTTATTAATAgacattatatttgtttttctttgaacGCAGACATATGCCAAAACTTATAAAGATTGGTATCATTCTAGTTGAAGAAGTATAATTCTATTAGTTTCAATAGTTATGGAAGAAGTTGTAGTTCTATGCAATAATTTCTTCCATTAGCAGCGGTTAGTATGATTCAACTTTGGACGTCTTGAGTAATCTACAGTATGGGTGATGGCTAGCAGCAGTATATAGGGGCAATGGCAAGGGTATTTTGATACGGGAGGACGGCctaaataattttcttcctgTCCACTTacccttctcttcttttctgtTCACTACATGACATGTCTCTTGTAGAGGAAAAAGACGAAGGAAACGAAATCGATAACAAAATCAATGtgcaaaaaaatagaaatgaata from Lytechinus pictus isolate F3 Inbred chromosome 2, Lp3.0, whole genome shotgun sequence carries:
- the LOC129275124 gene encoding uncharacterized protein LOC129275124 yields the protein MVTCEREHDHDDEDDISDDNGCLCNPCSNDSLCILIDVQPGYFCTCSDGSEGEQCETSTAGLEPGVGLNDSDWESFSSPSLLGLDEEDGAQENGTHLSPFTGSRHRPRGRLHARFRRPHRPRRHRTQPWRFGR